One Lentimicrobiaceae bacterium genomic window carries:
- a CDS encoding ABC transporter ATP-binding protein, with the protein MIRIESLSKSYGSKKIFSQLSLEVKKGTLVVISGSNGCGKSSLLLLIAGLTTKDCGSISVCGSDNPIDYNAFCSYHFSESIYFDNRSVITNIKLISILSKTPLITFIKELEDFGVIDLRKKVTELSSGMKQKMKIAIAICKKAEVYFFDEPTSNLDEHSVFVFIEKIKTLIRNGSTVVITSHNIEHFLSLNPKHLEFNNIAKLK; encoded by the coding sequence ATGATTAGAATCGAAAGCTTATCAAAGTCGTATGGATCGAAGAAGATATTTAGTCAATTATCTTTAGAAGTAAAAAAAGGTACCTTGGTGGTGATTTCTGGTTCAAATGGATGCGGAAAATCAAGCCTGCTTCTTTTAATTGCAGGGTTAACAACAAAGGATTGTGGCAGCATTTCTGTTTGTGGGTCAGACAACCCAATTGATTATAATGCTTTTTGTTCCTATCATTTTTCTGAAAGTATTTATTTTGATAACCGATCCGTTATTACGAACATCAAATTAATAAGCATATTATCCAAAACACCCTTAATAACTTTCATTAAAGAATTAGAAGATTTTGGGGTAATCGATTTAAGGAAAAAAGTTACAGAATTGTCTTCAGGAATGAAGCAAAAAATGAAGATAGCTATTGCTATCTGTAAAAAAGCAGAAGTTTACTTTTTTGATGAACCTACCTCAAACCTTGATGAGCATTCAGTTTTCGTTTTTATTGAAAAGATTAAAACCTTGATAAGAAACGGGTCAACCGTTGTAATAACAAGTCATAATATTGAACATTTTTTGTCTTTAAATCCCAAACATTTAGAATTTAATAACATCGCAAAGTTAAAATAG
- a CDS encoding MBL fold metallo-hydrolase, producing MQLFAIPTGNLKLDGGAMFGVVPKSLWSKHYPADENNLINLAMRCLLVVNGDRKILINNGIGDKQSEKFFSHYNLNGDDTLLKSLAAVGYKPEDITDMFLTHLHFDHAGGSVKYNSDRSGFEPTFPNATYWISASQWEWAMHANRRESASFLKENIRPIEESGKLKVFDYPGELFPGIEVRFYNGHTEGQAIPLISYKGKTIVFTSDLLPTTAHLPLPWVMSYDTRPLITLDEKESFLEEAVDKGYVLFFEHDLYTECCTLVRTEKGIKVDKAMKLADLY from the coding sequence ATGCAACTATTTGCAATTCCGACAGGAAATCTGAAACTTGATGGCGGAGCTATGTTTGGTGTGGTTCCAAAATCATTATGGAGTAAACACTACCCTGCCGATGAAAACAACCTGATTAACCTGGCAATGCGCTGCCTGCTGGTGGTTAATGGAGACCGTAAAATCCTGATCAACAATGGCATTGGCGATAAGCAGAGTGAGAAATTTTTCAGTCATTACAACCTTAACGGTGACGATACTCTGCTTAAATCATTGGCTGCCGTGGGTTACAAGCCTGAAGATATTACGGATATGTTTCTTACACACCTGCATTTTGATCATGCCGGAGGAAGTGTAAAATACAATTCTGACCGGAGTGGGTTTGAGCCAACATTCCCTAATGCAACATACTGGATTAGTGCATCACAATGGGAATGGGCCATGCATGCCAACCGACGCGAAAGTGCTTCATTTCTGAAAGAAAATATCAGGCCTATTGAAGAAAGCGGAAAACTAAAGGTTTTTGACTATCCGGGCGAATTATTCCCTGGTATTGAAGTGCGATTTTACAACGGGCATACTGAAGGACAGGCAATTCCGCTTATCAGTTATAAAGGCAAAACCATTGTTTTTACCAGCGACCTGCTGCCAACCACGGCCCACTTACCCCTGCCCTGGGTGATGAGTTACGATACCCGCCCGCTGATTACATTAGATGAAAAGGAAAGTTTTCTGGAAGAAGCAGTTGACAAAGGCTATGTATTGTTTTTTGAACATGATTTATATACAGAATGCTGCACTTTAGTCAGAACGGAAAAGGGGATAAAAGTGGATAAGGCCATGAAATTGGCGGATCTATATTAA
- a CDS encoding gamma-glutamyl-gamma-aminobutyrate hydrolase family protein (Members of this family of hydrolases with an active site Cys residue belong to MEROPS family C26.) has product MKRLRIGIFLLILSFTASAQHYFETQEAKLKRCIVLMNPTINNLKTMFFLIDNRIFDLPDHYNLVGFYHQAQAYDFNQSLDFIVASGRSNVFLQVCEDNTGPAVYGDNPCSDDFRVVFTGSDGVVFFGGPDIPPVLYGSKTNLLTVVSDYYRHTFEASFLFHLLGGYQSESVPLLEQKPEYKILGICLGMQTINVATGGTLIQDIPTEIYHQKTVDEVLAAAEDSRHRNYYTNYGTDEELIWGHFHKISITASGRLQSILNGSDSLPFVLSSHHQGADRLGKGLLVAATSTDGKIVEALIHDRYPNVLGVQFHPEPMFLYQQDYTFKSVPNQTEPDTYIGLYGGEKGETFNRNIWKWLADGLWQE; this is encoded by the coding sequence ATGAAGAGGTTAAGGATTGGAATATTTTTGCTGATTTTGAGTTTTACGGCCTCTGCGCAACATTATTTTGAAACACAGGAAGCAAAGCTGAAGCGATGTATTGTGCTGATGAATCCTACGATTAATAATCTGAAAACGATGTTCTTTCTTATTGATAACCGGATTTTTGATTTACCAGATCATTACAATCTTGTAGGGTTTTATCATCAGGCACAGGCCTATGATTTTAATCAATCGCTCGATTTTATCGTTGCTTCAGGCCGGAGTAATGTGTTTTTGCAGGTTTGTGAAGATAATACCGGACCCGCTGTTTATGGCGATAACCCTTGCAGCGATGATTTTCGGGTTGTTTTTACCGGCTCTGACGGTGTTGTTTTTTTTGGCGGACCTGACATCCCTCCCGTTTTGTACGGAAGTAAAACAAATCTCCTTACTGTTGTTTCAGATTATTACCGTCATACTTTTGAGGCTTCGTTTTTGTTTCATCTGCTAGGCGGTTATCAGAGCGAAAGTGTACCGTTGCTCGAACAAAAACCGGAATACAAAATTCTGGGCATTTGTTTGGGAATGCAAACCATAAATGTAGCTACCGGAGGAACGCTGATACAGGATATACCGACCGAAATTTACCATCAAAAAACAGTTGATGAAGTACTGGCCGCCGCTGAAGATAGCCGCCACAGAAATTACTATACAAATTACGGCACCGACGAAGAACTAATTTGGGGCCATTTTCACAAAATTAGTATAACTGCTTCCGGCCGGCTTCAATCAATTCTGAATGGCTCTGATAGCCTGCCTTTTGTGCTGAGCAGTCATCATCAGGGAGCCGACCGGCTGGGTAAGGGGCTTTTGGTCGCAGCTACCAGCACTGACGGTAAAATTGTGGAAGCCCTGATACATGACCGGTATCCGAATGTGCTCGGGGTGCAGTTTCATCCGGAACCGATGTTTCTTTATCAACAGGATTACACATTCAAAAGTGTACCAAATCAGACCGAACCGGACACATATATTGGCCTTTATGGAGGTGAAAAAGGTGAAACATTTAACAGGAATATCTGGAAATGGTTGGCAGATGGTTTATGGCAGGAATGA
- the buk gene encoding butyrate kinase, with amino-acid sequence MEELRILAINPGSTSTKIAVFSGANPIFVRTITHSTDELSKFEKVTDQYAFRKEIIYKQLEEAGIELENIRAVVGRGGLTKPIPSGVYEVNEAMKADMANSPMGEHASNLGGFIADDIAKSLPNARAFIADPVVVDELEPLARISGHPEFERKSIFHALNQKATARQHAKSIMRRYEDLNLIVVHLGGGISVGAHKKGMVVDVNQALDGEGPFSPERSGTLPSADLVRTCFSGKFTQKEILQMIKGKGGMTAFLGTNSAYEVEKRAEAGDEYAKFIFEAMAYQVAKAIGAMSTVLKGEVDGILITGGIAHGKWFVNQIIERVYKIAPVHVYPGEDEMRALAINGLMVLNGEVEVKEYK; translated from the coding sequence ATGGAAGAACTCCGCATACTGGCTATCAATCCGGGATCAACGTCCACAAAAATTGCTGTTTTCAGTGGCGCCAACCCGATTTTTGTCCGCACCATTACGCATTCAACTGACGAACTTTCCAAATTCGAGAAAGTAACTGACCAATACGCATTTCGTAAAGAAATTATATATAAACAACTGGAGGAAGCCGGAATTGAGCTGGAGAATATACGCGCTGTAGTTGGACGTGGAGGACTTACAAAGCCCATTCCATCAGGCGTATACGAAGTAAACGAAGCCATGAAAGCTGATATGGCCAACAGTCCGATGGGCGAGCATGCCAGCAACCTTGGTGGATTTATTGCCGATGACATCGCCAAAAGCCTGCCCAATGCACGTGCATTTATTGCCGACCCAGTAGTGGTTGATGAACTGGAACCTCTTGCCCGCATTTCAGGTCACCCTGAATTTGAACGCAAATCTATTTTTCATGCACTCAACCAGAAAGCCACAGCCCGCCAGCATGCCAAATCGATCATGCGCAGGTATGAGGATTTAAATCTGATTGTGGTGCATCTTGGTGGAGGAATCAGCGTTGGAGCTCATAAAAAAGGGATGGTAGTAGATGTAAACCAGGCACTCGACGGCGAAGGCCCGTTTTCACCCGAACGCAGTGGTACTCTCCCGTCAGCAGATTTGGTACGCACCTGCTTCAGCGGAAAATTCACACAAAAGGAAATTCTGCAGATGATCAAAGGCAAAGGTGGAATGACTGCTTTTCTGGGAACCAACAGTGCGTATGAAGTTGAAAAACGCGCTGAAGCCGGCGATGAATATGCTAAATTTATTTTCGAAGCCATGGCCTATCAGGTTGCCAAAGCTATAGGAGCCATGAGCACCGTTTTGAAAGGCGAAGTAGATGGCATCCTTATTACAGGTGGTATTGCACACGGCAAATGGTTCGTTAACCAAATAATTGAACGCGTTTACAAAATCGCTCCCGTGCATGTTTATCCGGGTGAAGATGAAATGCGCGCACTGGCTATCAATGGCCTTATGGTGCTTAATGGTGAAGTTGAAGTGAAAGAATATAAATAA